A single region of the Pseudomonas mandelii genome encodes:
- a CDS encoding putative selenate ABC transporter substrate-binding protein → MLKRTLALAVGLTLTFGSLLAQAADTLKVSAIPDEAPTELLRKFKPLGVYLEQKLGMKVEFVPVSDYPAVVEALATDRIDLAWLGGFTFVQARLKTGNAIPLVQREQDAQFTSKFITADPNVKSLADLKGKTFAFGSVSSTSGSLMPRYFMLKDGIKPETYFSRVGYSGAHDATVAWVQAGKVDAGVLNASVWEKLVAAGKVDTAKVKVFATTPAYFDYNWTVRGTLDPALAAKIKAAFLALDPANPKDKEILDLQAASRFIETSPDNYKGIEEAARAADLLK, encoded by the coding sequence ATGCTCAAGCGTACCCTGGCATTGGCCGTCGGCCTTACCCTGACATTTGGCAGCCTGTTGGCGCAGGCCGCCGACACCTTGAAAGTCAGCGCGATTCCCGATGAAGCCCCTACTGAACTGCTGCGCAAGTTCAAGCCGCTGGGCGTTTATCTGGAGCAAAAGCTGGGCATGAAGGTTGAGTTCGTTCCGGTGAGCGACTATCCGGCCGTGGTCGAAGCGCTGGCCACCGACCGCATCGACCTGGCCTGGCTGGGCGGCTTCACGTTTGTGCAGGCACGCCTGAAAACCGGTAATGCCATTCCGCTGGTGCAGCGCGAACAGGATGCCCAGTTCACCAGCAAATTCATCACCGCCGACCCGAACGTCAAATCCCTCGCCGACCTGAAAGGCAAAACCTTCGCGTTCGGCTCGGTGTCCTCCACGTCGGGCAGTCTCATGCCGCGCTATTTCATGCTCAAGGATGGCATCAAGCCAGAAACCTACTTCAGCCGCGTCGGCTACTCGGGCGCCCATGACGCCACCGTCGCCTGGGTCCAGGCCGGCAAGGTGGACGCCGGGGTGCTGAACGCCAGCGTGTGGGAAAAACTGGTCGCTGCCGGCAAGGTCGACACCGCCAAAGTCAAAGTGTTTGCGACCACCCCGGCCTACTTCGACTACAACTGGACAGTGCGCGGGACCCTCGACCCGGCGCTGGCGGCGAAGATCAAGGCGGCCTTCCTGGCACTCGATCCGGCTAACCCGAAGGACAAGGAAATTCTCGATTTGCAGGCGGCCAGCCGGTTCATCGAAACCAGCCCTGACAATTACAAAGGCATCGAGGAAGCCGCACGCGCTGCCGACCTGCTGAAATGA
- a CDS encoding phosphonate ABC transporter ATP-binding protein produces the protein MTLRLTQASLTHANGVKALREVNLHIGAGEQVAVIGPSGAGKSSLLNLLATALRPDNGELQVLGERAWQLSARQRQRLRARIGLIHQSPPLPPRQRVVTAVLAGKLGQWGLGKSLLNLMHPLDIPGARAALARLDLGDKLFAHCQQLSGGQLQRVGIARVLYQAPEVLLADEPVSAMDPVLAEHTLSVLCRHAREHNVTLIASLHAVELALAHFSRIIGLRDGQILFDLAAGDVDRELLDTLYANEQLHTSPVPPVSMSVQIPRC, from the coding sequence ATGACCTTGCGTCTGACCCAGGCCAGCCTGACCCATGCCAACGGCGTCAAGGCATTGCGAGAGGTGAACCTGCACATCGGTGCAGGCGAGCAGGTTGCCGTCATCGGCCCGTCCGGCGCTGGCAAGTCGAGCCTGCTCAACTTGCTGGCTACCGCGTTGCGACCGGACAACGGCGAGTTGCAGGTGCTCGGCGAGCGAGCGTGGCAGCTGTCTGCCCGGCAGCGCCAGCGTTTGCGCGCACGCATCGGTCTGATCCATCAATCGCCGCCCCTGCCACCGCGCCAGCGTGTGGTCACCGCGGTGCTGGCCGGAAAGTTGGGTCAGTGGGGCCTGGGCAAGAGCCTGCTGAACCTGATGCATCCTCTGGATATTCCGGGCGCCCGCGCGGCGCTGGCCAGGCTGGACCTGGGCGATAAACTGTTCGCACACTGCCAGCAACTGTCCGGCGGCCAGCTACAGCGCGTGGGCATTGCCCGCGTGTTGTATCAAGCGCCCGAGGTGCTGCTGGCCGATGAGCCGGTTTCTGCCATGGACCCGGTGCTGGCCGAACACACGCTTTCGGTGCTCTGCCGCCACGCCCGGGAGCACAACGTCACCCTGATCGCCAGCCTGCATGCGGTGGAGCTGGCTCTGGCGCACTTTTCGCGGATCATCGGCCTGCGTGACGGGCAGATCCTGTTCGACCTTGCGGCCGGCGACGTCGACCGCGAGCTGCTCGACACGCTCTACGCCAATGAGCAGTTGCACACCTCACCGGTGCCTCCAGTGTCCATGAGTGTGCAGATTCCCCGATGCTGA
- a CDS encoding PhnE/PtxC family ABC transporter permease, which produces MLTSASRDPAALPRLLLTLLAIALLWPGIHFSELDLGVLVASDSQSEMGRFVSAFWPPAHDAEFIELLLQATLQTLAIATAGMALALLLAVPASLLASRALSLSAASRAGHPSFGGQLLRWPVRGLLIFLRSVPEIVWALLFVRAVGLGPTAGVLAIAITYSGMLGKVYAEIFESVDQRPAHALLRSGSGRLAAFCYGILPNVAAELLSYTVYRWECAIRASVVMGFVGAGGLGQQMDLSLRMFAGGEVASLLLTFLVLVLLADQLSRLLRWRLT; this is translated from the coding sequence ATGCTGACGTCTGCCTCGCGCGATCCCGCCGCCCTGCCCCGTTTGCTCCTCACCCTGCTGGCGATCGCCCTGTTGTGGCCCGGCATCCACTTCAGCGAATTGGACCTCGGCGTTTTAGTGGCGAGTGACAGTCAGAGCGAGATGGGCCGGTTTGTTTCCGCCTTCTGGCCTCCGGCCCATGACGCCGAGTTCATCGAACTGCTGTTGCAAGCCACTCTGCAGACCCTGGCCATCGCCACGGCCGGCATGGCCCTGGCGTTGCTGTTGGCCGTCCCTGCCAGCCTGCTGGCCAGTCGCGCCCTGTCGCTGTCGGCCGCATCCCGTGCCGGTCACCCAAGCTTCGGCGGCCAACTGCTGCGTTGGCCGGTACGCGGTTTGTTGATCTTCCTGCGCAGCGTGCCGGAAATCGTCTGGGCCCTGCTGTTCGTGCGAGCCGTCGGCCTCGGCCCGACCGCCGGGGTATTGGCTATTGCGATTACCTACAGCGGCATGTTGGGCAAGGTCTACGCAGAAATTTTCGAGTCGGTCGACCAGCGACCGGCCCATGCATTACTGCGTTCAGGCAGCGGTCGACTGGCAGCGTTTTGCTACGGGATTTTGCCCAATGTCGCGGCGGAGCTGCTGTCGTACACGGTGTACCGCTGGGAGTGCGCGATCCGCGCCTCGGTGGTGATGGGCTTTGTCGGTGCCGGCGGTCTGGGTCAGCAAATGGATCTGTCGCTACGCATGTTCGCCGGGGGTGAAGTGGCCAGTTTGTTACTGACGTTCCTCGTCCTGGTGCTGCTCGCCGATCAACTCAGCCGCCTGCTGCGCTGGAGGCTGACATGA
- a CDS encoding DUF6124 family protein: MIKPTPNPPDTNPASPYESLDSRKLHEAAERALDHYLNPGAHIMASNHEPEPMFLANPAYDTESLLANASESLGSATTMLSNFAALLDNSHRKTLLGITQVVMLGELAVNQALDKVEVKE; this comes from the coding sequence ATGATCAAACCAACACCCAACCCACCGGACACCAATCCGGCATCCCCCTACGAATCCCTCGATTCCAGAAAACTCCACGAAGCCGCCGAACGCGCCCTCGACCACTACCTCAATCCGGGCGCCCACATCATGGCCAGCAACCACGAACCCGAACCCATGTTCCTCGCCAACCCGGCATACGACACCGAGTCCCTGCTGGCCAACGCCAGCGAATCACTTGGCTCGGCCACTACTATGCTCAGCAATTTTGCGGCGTTATTGGATAACTCACATCGCAAGACGCTGTTGGGGATTACCCAAGTGGTGATGTTGGGGGAATTGGCGGTGAATCAGGCGTTGGATAAGGTTGAGGTGAAAGAGTAA